In the genome of Vicia villosa cultivar HV-30 ecotype Madison, WI linkage group LG7, Vvil1.0, whole genome shotgun sequence, one region contains:
- the LOC131620276 gene encoding uncharacterized protein LOC131620276 isoform X2 produces the protein MLVYVATSLDLSWFLELFGSTEKETPICDHGNKVDESNSSRGYILFTILIALVLLKFYWTGENKEINSNINEADDEEEEPEYPADEHQLSHRASEHRGASPRNVIPCAFCGNSSTTRCARCKVARYCSGGCQIEHWRSWHRYECIELESEKDEARNVDQHQTHMLVDDKYDNENIRNVEMNVSSSSSSVKNCESDVGCEQCGRPSTTKCSRCKSVGYCSTKCLITNWRWHKYNCTAGDANSAQPETPNGNVELLNHSNEEQENIHSPRPLYLELHPVTTTTNEAQVHKTQWGEHIEDELVKSRKENLELRSERDEWKKRASFARERFQSFKEESEKQIAAQDNIAEKRKLEKHIQMVESECTKLKKELEEQHKDIQYLTLESNRSHEMAQIAIREVEAIKQELIEERENVERIKANFTRDITFSNSKAIVAEAKLSDLQRKIKLREYKACTICLTNEKDMAFGCGHMTCRDCGSKLSKCPICRQQISSHIKLFSG, from the exons ATGCTTGTTTATGTGGCAACATCATTGGACCTAAGTTGGTTTCTTGAGTTGTTTGGTTCCACTGAAAAGGAAACACCCATTTGTGATCATGGCAATAAAGTTGATGAATCTAATTCGTCACGAGGTTACATATTATTCACAATTTTGATTGCTCTTGTGTTGTTGAAGTTTTATTGGACCGGAGAAAACAAAGAAATCAATTCCAATATCAATGAggctgatgatgaagaagaagaaccgGAGTATCCTGCAGACGAACATCAGCTCAGTCACCGGGCATCCGAGCACCGCGGTGCGTCTCCAAGAAACGTTATTCCGTGTGCCTTCTGTGGCAATTCAAGCACCACAAGATGTGCTCGCTGCAAGGTTGCTAGATATTG CTCAGGAGGATGCCAAATAGAACATTGGAGGTCATGGCATAGATATGAATGCATTGAAttagagagtgaaaaagatgaagcAAGAAATGTTGATCAACACCAAACCCATATGCTTGTCGACGACAAGTATGATAAT GAGAATATCCGTAATGTGGAGATGAATGTATCAAGTAGCAGCAGTAGTGTGAAGAACTGTGAATCTGATGTTGGGTGTGAACAATGTGGAAGACCAAGTACCACCAAATGTTCACGATGTAAATCTGTCGGATACTG CTCTACAAAGTGTTTGATTACCAACTGGAGATGGCATAAATATAATTGCACTGCAGGAGATGCCAATTCAGCTCAACCAGAAACACCTAATGGAAAT GTTGAATTGCTCAATCACTCAAATGAAGAACAAGAGAATATTCATTCACCTAGGCCACTTTATTTGGAGCTTCATCCTG TTACTACAACTACCAATGAAGCACAAGTGCATAAAACTCAATGGGGGGAACATATTGAAGATGAACTAGTAAAGTCTAG GAAGGAGAACTTGGAACTAAGGTCAGAGCGTGACGAGTGGAAGAAGCGGGCGAGTTTCGCTAGAGAAAGATTTCAAAGTTTCAAGGAAGAATCTGAAAAACAA ATTGCAGCACAAGATAACATTGCAGAGAAGAGAAAGTTAGAAAAACATATACAAATGGTAGAG AGCGAATGTACTAAGCTGAAGAAAGAGCTAGAAGAACAACACAAAGATATTCAATATCTTACACTAGAATCTAATAGGAGTCACGAGATGGCACAAATTGCCATAAGAGAAGTTGAAGCAATAAAACAAGAGCTTATAGAAGAGCGAGAAAATGTTGAACGAATTAAAGCGAATTTTACTAGAGATATTACATTCTCCAACTCAAAAGCTATTGTCGCTGAG GCAAAACTCAGTGATCTTCAGAGAAAAATAAAGTTGAGAGAGTATAAG GCATGCACTATATGTCTGACTAATGAGAAGGACATGGCCTTTGGGTGTGGACACATG ACTTGTAGAGACTGTGGATCAAAATTATCAAAGTGTCCAATATGTCGACAGCAGATTTCAAGTCATATTAAATTGTTTTCTGGCTAA
- the LOC131620276 gene encoding uncharacterized protein LOC131620276 isoform X3 — protein sequence MRLMMKKKNRSILQTNISSVTGHPSTAVRLQETLFRVPSVAIQAPQDVLAARLLDIGGCQIEHWRSWHRYECIELESEKDEARNVDQHQTHMLVDDKYDNWKENIRNVEMNVSSSSSSVKNCESDVGCEQCGRPSTTKCSRCKSVGYCSTKCLITNWRWHKYNCTAGDANSAQPETPNGNVELLNHSNEEQENIHSPRPLYLELHPVTTTTNEAQVHKTQWGEHIEDELVKSRKENLELRSERDEWKKRASFARERFQSFKEESEKQIAAQDNIAEKRKLEKHIQMVESECTKLKKELEEQHKDIQYLTLESNRSHEMAQIAIREVEAIKQELIEERENVERIKANFTRDITFSNSKAIVAEAKLSDLQRKIKLREYKACTICLTNEKDMAFGCGHMTCRDCGSKLSKCPICRQQISSHIKLFSG from the exons ATGAggctgatgatgaagaagaagaaccgGAGTATCCTGCAGACGAACATCAGCTCAGTCACCGGGCATCCGAGCACCGCGGTGCGTCTCCAAGAAACGTTATTCCGTGTGCCTTCTGTGGCAATTCAAGCACCACAAGATGTGCTCGCTGCAAGGTTGCTAGATATTG GAGGATGCCAAATAGAACATTGGAGGTCATGGCATAGATATGAATGCATTGAAttagagagtgaaaaagatgaagcAAGAAATGTTGATCAACACCAAACCCATATGCTTGTCGACGACAAGTATGATAAT TGGAAGGAGAATATCCGTAATGTGGAGATGAATGTATCAAGTAGCAGCAGTAGTGTGAAGAACTGTGAATCTGATGTTGGGTGTGAACAATGTGGAAGACCAAGTACCACCAAATGTTCACGATGTAAATCTGTCGGATACTG CTCTACAAAGTGTTTGATTACCAACTGGAGATGGCATAAATATAATTGCACTGCAGGAGATGCCAATTCAGCTCAACCAGAAACACCTAATGGAAAT GTTGAATTGCTCAATCACTCAAATGAAGAACAAGAGAATATTCATTCACCTAGGCCACTTTATTTGGAGCTTCATCCTG TTACTACAACTACCAATGAAGCACAAGTGCATAAAACTCAATGGGGGGAACATATTGAAGATGAACTAGTAAAGTCTAG GAAGGAGAACTTGGAACTAAGGTCAGAGCGTGACGAGTGGAAGAAGCGGGCGAGTTTCGCTAGAGAAAGATTTCAAAGTTTCAAGGAAGAATCTGAAAAACAA ATTGCAGCACAAGATAACATTGCAGAGAAGAGAAAGTTAGAAAAACATATACAAATGGTAGAG AGCGAATGTACTAAGCTGAAGAAAGAGCTAGAAGAACAACACAAAGATATTCAATATCTTACACTAGAATCTAATAGGAGTCACGAGATGGCACAAATTGCCATAAGAGAAGTTGAAGCAATAAAACAAGAGCTTATAGAAGAGCGAGAAAATGTTGAACGAATTAAAGCGAATTTTACTAGAGATATTACATTCTCCAACTCAAAAGCTATTGTCGCTGAG GCAAAACTCAGTGATCTTCAGAGAAAAATAAAGTTGAGAGAGTATAAG GCATGCACTATATGTCTGACTAATGAGAAGGACATGGCCTTTGGGTGTGGACACATG ACTTGTAGAGACTGTGGATCAAAATTATCAAAGTGTCCAATATGTCGACAGCAGATTTCAAGTCATATTAAATTGTTTTCTGGCTAA
- the LOC131620276 gene encoding uncharacterized protein LOC131620276 isoform X1, whose amino-acid sequence MLVYVATSLDLSWFLELFGSTEKETPICDHGNKVDESNSSRGYILFTILIALVLLKFYWTGENKEINSNINEADDEEEEPEYPADEHQLSHRASEHRGASPRNVIPCAFCGNSSTTRCARCKVARYCSGGCQIEHWRSWHRYECIELESEKDEARNVDQHQTHMLVDDKYDNWKENIRNVEMNVSSSSSSVKNCESDVGCEQCGRPSTTKCSRCKSVGYCSTKCLITNWRWHKYNCTAGDANSAQPETPNGNVELLNHSNEEQENIHSPRPLYLELHPVTTTTNEAQVHKTQWGEHIEDELVKSRKENLELRSERDEWKKRASFARERFQSFKEESEKQIAAQDNIAEKRKLEKHIQMVESECTKLKKELEEQHKDIQYLTLESNRSHEMAQIAIREVEAIKQELIEERENVERIKANFTRDITFSNSKAIVAEAKLSDLQRKIKLREYKACTICLTNEKDMAFGCGHMTCRDCGSKLSKCPICRQQISSHIKLFSG is encoded by the exons ATGCTTGTTTATGTGGCAACATCATTGGACCTAAGTTGGTTTCTTGAGTTGTTTGGTTCCACTGAAAAGGAAACACCCATTTGTGATCATGGCAATAAAGTTGATGAATCTAATTCGTCACGAGGTTACATATTATTCACAATTTTGATTGCTCTTGTGTTGTTGAAGTTTTATTGGACCGGAGAAAACAAAGAAATCAATTCCAATATCAATGAggctgatgatgaagaagaagaaccgGAGTATCCTGCAGACGAACATCAGCTCAGTCACCGGGCATCCGAGCACCGCGGTGCGTCTCCAAGAAACGTTATTCCGTGTGCCTTCTGTGGCAATTCAAGCACCACAAGATGTGCTCGCTGCAAGGTTGCTAGATATTG CTCAGGAGGATGCCAAATAGAACATTGGAGGTCATGGCATAGATATGAATGCATTGAAttagagagtgaaaaagatgaagcAAGAAATGTTGATCAACACCAAACCCATATGCTTGTCGACGACAAGTATGATAAT TGGAAGGAGAATATCCGTAATGTGGAGATGAATGTATCAAGTAGCAGCAGTAGTGTGAAGAACTGTGAATCTGATGTTGGGTGTGAACAATGTGGAAGACCAAGTACCACCAAATGTTCACGATGTAAATCTGTCGGATACTG CTCTACAAAGTGTTTGATTACCAACTGGAGATGGCATAAATATAATTGCACTGCAGGAGATGCCAATTCAGCTCAACCAGAAACACCTAATGGAAAT GTTGAATTGCTCAATCACTCAAATGAAGAACAAGAGAATATTCATTCACCTAGGCCACTTTATTTGGAGCTTCATCCTG TTACTACAACTACCAATGAAGCACAAGTGCATAAAACTCAATGGGGGGAACATATTGAAGATGAACTAGTAAAGTCTAG GAAGGAGAACTTGGAACTAAGGTCAGAGCGTGACGAGTGGAAGAAGCGGGCGAGTTTCGCTAGAGAAAGATTTCAAAGTTTCAAGGAAGAATCTGAAAAACAA ATTGCAGCACAAGATAACATTGCAGAGAAGAGAAAGTTAGAAAAACATATACAAATGGTAGAG AGCGAATGTACTAAGCTGAAGAAAGAGCTAGAAGAACAACACAAAGATATTCAATATCTTACACTAGAATCTAATAGGAGTCACGAGATGGCACAAATTGCCATAAGAGAAGTTGAAGCAATAAAACAAGAGCTTATAGAAGAGCGAGAAAATGTTGAACGAATTAAAGCGAATTTTACTAGAGATATTACATTCTCCAACTCAAAAGCTATTGTCGCTGAG GCAAAACTCAGTGATCTTCAGAGAAAAATAAAGTTGAGAGAGTATAAG GCATGCACTATATGTCTGACTAATGAGAAGGACATGGCCTTTGGGTGTGGACACATG ACTTGTAGAGACTGTGGATCAAAATTATCAAAGTGTCCAATATGTCGACAGCAGATTTCAAGTCATATTAAATTGTTTTCTGGCTAA